In the Bacillus sp. (in: firmicutes) genome, one interval contains:
- a CDS encoding phage tail family protein, which translates to MNITGYLDGFTFNGKHSSEYGIIVTSRNIPMLSEARTDNQQIPNKDGSYDFSDGTYDDKTLSVTCEFIVDDVSSFRKKARQLAAWLITRNKVPLIFDDDNEVYYNVRLVNQIDLDQFTSIGEFTLEFKSDPFAYSVDELSVQTILNTKSKSKLEVISESTVNTPTKTIIKNLGLTTINGLKIKISTPKGS; encoded by the coding sequence ATGAACATCACTGGTTATTTAGATGGATTTACATTTAACGGTAAACATTCAAGTGAATATGGAATTATAGTAACATCTCGAAATATTCCAATGTTATCTGAAGCCAGGACTGATAATCAACAAATACCAAATAAAGATGGTTCGTATGATTTCTCCGATGGAACATACGATGATAAAACCTTATCTGTTACATGTGAGTTCATAGTTGATGATGTTAGTTCATTTCGAAAAAAAGCTCGTCAACTAGCAGCATGGTTAATAACACGAAATAAAGTCCCATTGATTTTCGATGACGATAATGAAGTTTATTATAATGTTCGTCTAGTTAATCAAATTGATTTAGACCAATTCACAAGCATTGGAGAATTTACACTTGAATTTAAGTCAGATCCTTTTGCTTATTCTGTCGATGAATTATCGGTTCAAACAATTTTAAATACAAAATCAAAATCAAAATTGGAAGTAATCTCGGAAAGCACGGTCAATACACCGACAAAAACTATTATAAAAAATCTTGGTTTGACAACAATAAATGGTTTGAAGATTAAAATATCAACACCTAAAGGCAGTTAA